The following proteins are encoded in a genomic region of Hippopotamus amphibius kiboko isolate mHipAmp2 chromosome 8, mHipAmp2.hap2, whole genome shotgun sequence:
- the LOC130859578 gene encoding U1 small nuclear ribonucleoprotein C-like, which yields MPKFYCDYRDTYLTRDSASVRKTHCSGRKHKENVKDCDQKRMEEQAQSLIDKTTAAFQQGKVPPTPFPAPPTEGAMMPPLPRLPGPPRPGMMPAPHMGGPPVMPVVGPPPCGMMPVGPAPGMRLPMGGHMPMMPGPPVMRPPARLMMVPTRPGVTQPDR from the coding sequence ATGCCTAAGTTTTACTGTGACTACCGCGATACATACCTCACCCGTGACTCTGCCTCTGTGAGAAAGACACACTGCAGTGGTCGGAAACACAAAGAGAATGTGAAGGACTGCGATCAGAAACGGATGGAAGAGCAGGCTCAGAGCCTGATTGACAAAACAACCGCTGCATTTCAACAAGGAAAGGTACCTCCAACTCCGTTCCCTGCTCCTCCTACTGAAGGGGCAATGATGCCACCTCTCCCCCGTCTCCCGGGTCCTCCTCGCCCTGGGATGATGCCAGCACCTCACATGGGGGGCCCTCCCGTGATGCCAGTGGTGGGTCCTCCTCCTTGTGGGATGATGCCAGTGGGACCTGCTCCTGGAATGAGGCTGCCTATGGGAGGCCACATGCCAATGATGCCTGGGCCCCCAGTGATGAGACCTCCTGCCCGTCTCATGATGGTGCCCACCCGGCCAGGAGTGACTCAACCAGACAGATAG